TGATCAGGCAAAATGCTAATGGGAATGTAGAATGTCCGACTGGTTTCTTGCAAAACCTTAAGGGCATTACGACGTAGGCTCATGCGATCAACTCCTGACACCAAAAATTTAAGCGGACTCTCAACTTACCTATTCAGGTCTGCAATGCTAGGCAATAGGTTCCAGCGGGGCCAAGGCGAGTTTTTGGTCACTCCATAACCTGGCAGATCCTAGGATCTTTAAATCTCCCAATGCCCCGACCCGGGTAAATTGAGCAAAACAATCACCCCATTCTATTACGGCTTTGCGGGTGTGCTACAGACAAATGGGGGCCAGGGGGAGTAAGCCATTGCTTTTCCTGAATGATCCCCCATTGTGGGCACTCCTTAGATCCGCCAACCTCAATCCTATGGCTAAACTCAGTCTTGGTTCCCGTCTTTTCCTTTCCCATATGCTGGTGATGCTAGTCGGGTTGGGCAGTTTCGTTTCCCTGGCCAAAATATCTTCCCCCCGCATGTTTGTTCTGCGCCTAGAGGAGTTGGAAAGTCAGGGATTTATAACTGTTCGTTCCGCCAAAACCTATCTGATCCGGGGTTTTGAAACCGCCTGGAATCGCAGTTCCCTCTGGGCAATTATCTTTGGGGCCAGCGCCGCTGGAGGGTTAAGCTTCCTAGCCGCAGACCGGATTATGCAACCCCTCGATCGCCTAAAGTTAGCCACGAAAAATTTGGCAGAGGGCGATTTACAATCCCGGATGCCCCCCAGTGACATTCCTGAATTGGAGGAGTTGGGCCAAAGTTTTAATCGCATGGCGGATAGCTTGGAAAATGTGGAACAACAACGGCGGGAACTGGTGAGTGACCTGACCCACGAATTACGTTCCCCTTTAACGGTGGTGCGGGGCTATTTGGAACAATTGGCGGAGGGCACCATTGCCGGAGATCCGGAACTATACCAACGACTGGTGGGGGAAACCCGCAGGTTGGAACGGCTAACGGTGGATTTACAAGAACTGTCCAAGGTGGAAGCGGGTTATTTATCTATCCAACGGCAACCCCTAGACCTTTATCCCCTGTTGGCAAAATTACAACAACGGTTTGCGGATCAGTTATTGGAAGATGGCCCGGAATTAATCCTCGCTGTCCAACCTCCTCTCCCAACGGTATTGGCGGATCCGGACCGCGCTGAGCAAATTTTGGTCAATTTAATTGGCAATGCGGTGCGTTATACCCCCAGCGGTGCCATTACCATCGACGCCTATCTTTGTACGAATAGGAAAGATATGGAAAAGGAAAATTTACTCTGGGTGACTGTTACTGATACGGGCATTGGCATCGCAGAGGGGGATTTACCCTACGTGTTTGAGCGATTTTGGCGGGCTGATAAATCCCGTTCCCGTTATTCCGGCGGCACGGGTTTGGGGCTGGCGATCGCCAAACGGTTGGTGG
The genomic region above belongs to Synechocystis sp. PCC 6803 substr. PCC-P and contains:
- a CDS encoding cell wall metabolism sensor histidine kinase WalK yields the protein MAKLSLGSRLFLSHMLVMLVGLGSFVSLAKISSPRMFVLRLEELESQGFITVRSAKTYLIRGFETAWNRSSLWAIIFGASAAGGLSFLAADRIMQPLDRLKLATKNLAEGDLQSRMPPSDIPELEELGQSFNRMADSLENVEQQRRELVSDLTHELRSPLTVVRGYLEQLAEGTIAGDPELYQRLVGETRRLERLTVDLQELSKVEAGYLSIQRQPLDLYPLLAKLQQRFADQLLEDGPELILAVQPPLPTVLADPDRAEQILVNLIGNAVRYTPSGAITIDAYLCTNRKDMEKENLLWVTVTDTGIGIAEGDLPYVFERFWRADKSRSRYSGGTGLGLAIAKRLVELQGGSLTVTSTLGQGSEFRFSLPLV